In the genome of Pristis pectinata isolate sPriPec2 chromosome 10, sPriPec2.1.pri, whole genome shotgun sequence, one region contains:
- the disp1 gene encoding protein dispatched homolog 1 isoform X2, producing MLTVTASLQPVMETTSPSTCRPRRPQGQKPPRPFRFPRSYAALIADWPVVVLGLCTVLIVICALVGILVPDLPDFSDPLLGFEPRGTAIGQRLVTWNNMVKNTGYQATLANYPFKYAEEQAKSHREDRWSDDPYERDKRQAEWNFHKDSFFCDVPSDRYSRVVFASADGENMWRMQSIKSMCNLDNTRIRSHFQFGDLCQRTSAASCCPSWTLGNYIAILNNRSSCQKITERDVAHTLKLLRSCVKYYHNGTLGPDCWDVTTRRKDQLKCTSVPRKCTKYNAVYQILHYLVDKDFLSPQTLDYVIPALKYSMLFIPTEKGKSMMDIYLDNFENWNCSDGVTTIAGIEFGIKHNLFQDYLLMDTAYPAIAIVIVLLIMCIYTRSMFITLMTMFAIISSLIVSYFLYRIVFGFKFFPFMNLTALIILVGIGADDAFVLCDVWNHTKFDKPQAELVETMGITLNHAALSMFVTSFTTAAAFYANYVSNITAIRCFGVYAGTAILVNYVLMVTWLPAVVVLHERYLLHLFQCTDKPGRRVYRDGWPARLGRRLKRLLLTASDASRVFFEKVLPCLVIKFRYIWLCWFLALTVGGAYIVCVDPKMKLPSLELSEFQVFRSSHPFERYDAEFRRLFVFERAHHGEELHMPITLVWGVSPVDAGDPLNPHDKGQLVLDAAFDVASPASQLWLLHFCQRLRNQTFYRQSEEQDFTSCFVETFRQWMENQDCEEPSLYPCCSQSTFPYRQEVFELCIKRAIMELERSTGYHLDSKTPGPRFDINDTIRAVVLEFQSTYLFTLAYEKMSRFYAEVDAWVSEELKAAPAGLSRGWFVSGLEFFDLQDSLSGGTLVAMGLSVAVAFGVMLLTTRNLVISLYAIASIAGTIFVTVGSLVLLGWELNVLESVTISVAVGLAVDFAVHYGVAYRLAPEADREGKVVFSLSRMGSAIAMAALTSFVAGAMMMPSTVLAYTQLGTFMMLIMCVSWGFATFFFQCLCRCLGPQGSCGQIPLPRRRAPSPAPPAAGGRRHWEAGAGGRPEGYELEPLAGAPKGSDPRLFNGSRAPAYQPATPPHPCPHPHHHPGVEQPSRAPGGRERAAESVAARVHANPH from the exons ACCTCCGAGGCCCTTCCGATTCCCTCGAAG CTACGCAGCTCTGATCGCTGACTGGCCGGTGGTGGTTCTGGGACTCTGCACGGTGCTGATAGTTATATGTGCGTTGGTCGGAATCCTGGTGCCAGATCTTCCAGACTTCTCTGACCCACTGCTG GGATTTGAACCCAGAGGAACAGCAATCGGCCAGAGATTGGTCACCTGGAATAACATGGTGAAAAACACAGGGTATCAAGCAACGCTTGCAAACTATCCTTTCAAATACGCAGAGGAACAAGCCAAGAG TCACCGGGAGGACAGATGGTCAGATGACCCATACGAGAGAGACAAGCGGCAGGCAGAGTGGAATTTCCACAAGGACAGTTTCTTCTGCGATGTTCCAA GTGACCGGTATTCCCGGGTGGTGTTTGCCTCAGCCGATGGGGAGAACATGTGGCGAATGCAGTCGATTAAATCCATGTGCAATCTTGACAACACCAGG ATCCGGTCGCACTTCCAATTCGGGGACCTCTGTCAGAGGACGTCCGCTGCCTCCTGCTGTCCCAGCTGGACCCTGGGCAACTACATCGCCATCCTCAACAACCGCTCCTCGTGCCAGAAGATCACCGAGCGGGACGTGGCCCACACCCTGAAGCTCCTCCGCTCCTGCGTTAAGTATTACCACAACGGGACGCTGGGGCCCGACTGCTGGGACGTGACCACCCGGCGCAAGGACCAGCTCAAGTGCACGTCCGTGCCCCGCAAGTGCACCAAGTACAACGCCGTTTACCAGATCCTCCACTACCTGGTGGACAAGGACTTCCTCAGCCCCCAGACGCTGGACTACGTGATCCCAGCACTGAAGTACAGCATGCTGTTCATCCCCACCGAGAAGGGGAAGAGCATGATGGACATCTACTTGGACAACTTTGAGAACTGGAACTGCTCGGATGGTGTCACCACCATCGCAGGCATCGAGTTTGGGATCAAGCACAACTTGTTCCAGGACTACCTTCTGATGGATACTGCGTATCCTGCCATTGCCATTGTGATCGTCCTCCTGATCATGTGCATCTACACCAGGTCCATGTTCATCACCCTGATGACCATGTTTGCCATCATCAGCTCCCTGATCGTCTCCTACTTCCTCTACCGGATAGTCTTCGGCTTCAAGTTCTTCCCCTTCATGAACCTCACCGCCCTGATCATCCTGGTGGGGATCGGGGCGGACGACGCCTTCGTCCTGTGCGACGTGTGGAACCACACCAAGTTTGACAAGCCCCAGGCCGAGCTGGTGGAGACCATGGGCATCACCCTCAACCACGCCGCCCTCTCCATGTTCGTCACCAGCTTCACCACCGCCGCTGCCTTCTACGCCAACTACGTCAGCAACATCACCGCCATCCGGTGCTTCGGCGTCTATGCTGGGACAGCCATCCTGGTCAACTACGTGCTCATGGTGACCTGGCTGCCGGCGGTGGTGGTGCTGCACGAACGCTACCTGCTGCATTTGTTCCAGTGCACCGACAAGCCCGGGCGGAGGGTCTACCGCGACGGCTGGCCCGCCCGGCTGGGCCGCCGGCTGAAGCGCCTCCTGCTGACGGCCTCTGACGCCTCCCGCGTCTTCTTCGAGAAGGTGCTGCCCTGCCTCGTCATCAAGTTCCGCTACATCTGGCTGTGCTGGTTCCTGGCGCTGACCGTGGGCGGTGCCTACATCGTCTGCGTCGACCCCAAGATGAAGCTGCCCTCACTGGAGCTCTCCGAGTTCCAGGTCTTCCGCTCGTCCCACCCCTTCGAGCGCTACGACGCTGAGTTCCGCCGGCTCTTCGTCTTCGAGCGGGCACACCACGGCGAAGAGCTGCACATGCCCATCACCCTAGTGTGGGGGGTCTCGCCCGTGGATGCCGGCGACCCCCTCAACCCCCATGACAAGGGGCAGCTGGTGCTGGACGCTGCCTTCGACGTGGCCAGCCCCGCCTCCCAGCTCTGGCTGCTGCACTTCTGCCAGCGGCTGAGGAACCAGACCTTCTACCGGCAGAGCGAGGAGCAGGACTTCACCAGCTGCTTCGTGGAGACCTTCCGGCAGTGGATGGAGAACCAGGACTGCGAGGAGCCCAGCCTCTACCCCTGCTGCAGCCAGTCCACCTTCCCCTACAGGCAGGAGGTCTTCGAGCTGTGCATCAAGCGGGCCATCATGGAACTGGAGCGCAGCACAGGCTACCACCTGGACAGCAAGACCCCCGGGCCCCGCTTCGACATCAAcgacaccatccgggccgtggTGCTGGAGTTCCAGAGCACCTACCTCTTCACCCTGGCCTACGAGAAGATGAGCCGCTTCTACGCCGAGGTGGACGCCTGGGTCTCGGAGGAGCTGAAGGCCGCCCCGGCCGGCCTCAGCCGGGGCTGGTTCGTCAGTGGCCTGGAGTTCTTTGACCTGCAGGACAGCCTGTCGGGCGGCACGCTGGTGGCCATGGGCCTGTCGGTGGCCGTGGCCTTCGGCGTCATGCTGCTGACCACCCGCAACCTGGTGATCAGCCTCTACGCTATCGCCTCCATCGCCGGTACCATCTTCGTCACCGTCGGCTCGCTGGTGCTGCTGGGCTGGGAGCTCAATGTGCTGGAGTCGGTCACCATCTCGGTGGCGGTGGGGCTGGCCGTCGACTTTGCCGTCCACTACGGCGTGGCCTACCGGCTGGCGCCCGAGGCCGACCGCGAGGGCAAGGTGGTCTTCTCCCTCAGCCGGATGGGCTCGGCCATCGCCATGGCAGCCCTGACCAGCTTCGTGGCGGGGGCGATGATGATGCCCTCCACCGTGCTGGCCTACACCCAGCTGGGCACCTTCATGATGCTCATCATGTGCGTCAGCTGGGGCTTCGCCACCTTCTTCTTCCAGTGCCTGTGCCGCTGCCTGGGCCCGCAGGGCTCCTGCGGGCAGATCCCCCTGCCCCGCCGGCGCGCCCCGTCCCCCGCCCCTCCGGCTGCCGGGGGGCGCCGCCACTGGGAAGCCGGCGCTGGCGGGCGGCCTGAGGGCTATGAGCTGGAGCCGCTGGCCGGCGCCCCCAAGGGCTCCGACCCCCGGCTCTTCAACGGGAGTCGGGCGCCCGCCTACCAGCCCGCCACCCcgccccacccctgcccccacccccaccaccaccctggggTGGAGCAGCCCAGCCGGGCACCAGGCGGACGGGAGCGGGCGGCAGAGAGCGTCGCTGCACGGGTTCATGCCAACCCCCATTAG